ATGGCAGCAACGGAGGGCGATGATGGCGTTGGCGCCCTTGAGTGTCCAATGCATACCGGCGCGTTTCAGGCGGGTGCCGATAGAGACTTTGCATCCGGCTTCGACGACACCGGATGAAGTACAGAGTCCTTGCGCCCGGA
The Planctomycetia bacterium DNA segment above includes these coding regions:
- a CDS encoding ISKra4 family transposase; its protein translation is RAQGLCTSSGVVEAGCKVSIGTRLKRAGMHWTLKGANAIIALRCCHLSGRSEDFWERRHAAIAA